The Heyndrickxia acidicola sequence TCCGACGATGCCTGGCGATATCGAAATTCCCGTTACGGGCGTGAGAAAAGCCATTGCAGCCAATATGCTAAAAAGCAAACATGAAGCTCCGCATGCATGGATGATGATGGAAGTAGATGTCACCAATTTGGTTTCCTATCGTGATAGTCTTAAAAACGAATTCAAGCAAAAAGAAGGATTTAATCTTACCTATTTTGCGTTCTTCGTGAAAGCTGTCGCCCAAGCCTTAAAGGAATTCCCGCAGATTAATTCCATGTGGGCAGGCGATAAAATCATCCAGAAGAAAGAAATTAACCTTTCCATTGCTGTAGCAACAGATGATGCCTTGTTCGTTCCCGTTATTAAAAATGCGGATGAAAAAACGATTAAGGGCATTGGCAGGGAAATTACAGAGCTGGCCCAAAAAGTCCGCACTGGAAAATTAAAAGCCGATGAAATGCAAGGCGGTACGTTTACAGTCAATAACACAGGTTCTTTTGGCTCTGTGCAATCCATGGGAATCATCAATCATCCTCAGGCGGCAATTCTGCAAATTGAATCTATTGTTAAACGCCCTGTGGTGATGAATAATGGCATGATTGCTGTTCGTGATATGGTCAACCTCTGTATGTCTCTTGACCATCGCATATTGGACGGCTTAATTTGCGGCAAGTTCCTTAAGCGAGTGAAAGAAATTCTTGAAGCAACATCTAAAGAAACAACATCCATTTATTAATCTCAAATAGCCTGGTAAAGGGTACATCCTTTATCAGGCGTTTTTTATAGTTTATGAAATAATAAAATTAAGCCTTGCAGCCTAGAAGA is a genomic window containing:
- a CDS encoding dihydrolipoamide acetyltransferase family protein, which produces MAIEKITMPQLGESVTEGTISKWLVSPGDKVNKYDPLAEVMTDKVNAEVPSSFSGVIKELIAEEGDTLAVGEVICSIEVEGSEPAGTTAHEETKAAASPAPAPAASSAQAGIQEAANPAPPSEQQGKVRYSPAVLKLSQEHNIDLQQVKGSGREGRITRKDLLKIIETGAIPAPAAHTEEKPSVPAAEPAESSAAASQPKAAPSAPAPVVPTMPGDIEIPVTGVRKAIAANMLKSKHEAPHAWMMMEVDVTNLVSYRDSLKNEFKQKEGFNLTYFAFFVKAVAQALKEFPQINSMWAGDKIIQKKEINLSIAVATDDALFVPVIKNADEKTIKGIGREITELAQKVRTGKLKADEMQGGTFTVNNTGSFGSVQSMGIINHPQAAILQIESIVKRPVVMNNGMIAVRDMVNLCMSLDHRILDGLICGKFLKRVKEILEATSKETTSIY